In Quercus robur chromosome 11, dhQueRobu3.1, whole genome shotgun sequence, the following proteins share a genomic window:
- the LOC126705952 gene encoding leucine-rich repeat receptor-like serine/threonine-protein kinase BAM2, with the protein MSAPTIPDFLLFLLLHLCLFHTKTLRVQALTSPTDISALKSFKASIKPSSIPPSSCLASWNFTTDPCTVPHRTSFTCGLTCNPDSTRVIQLVLDPAGYSGTLTPLISQLSQLTYLDLSDNSFFGPIPSSISSLSNLQTLSLRSNSFSGSVPVSFASLKSLDSLDLSHNSLTGFLPNSFNSLSNLRRLDLSYNKLTGSLPKLPPNLLELALKHNSLSGYLSNSSFDGLTQLEVVELSENSFTGTLQPWFFLLPSLQQVDLANNSFTRVEVWKPAGGNSNLVAVDLGFNGINGYLPVNFASYPVLASLTLRYNRIRGKIPLEYSKNKFLRRLYLDGNFLIGKPPAEFFAGGTSVSGSLGYNCLQGCPASSQLCVPSQKPNAMCKHAYGHHGDEKPRS; encoded by the coding sequence ATGTCAGCACCAACTATCCCCGACTTCCTACTCTTCCTCCTTCTCCACCTCTGTCTCTTCCACACCAAAACTCTCCGAGTCCAAGCCCTCACTTCACCCACAGATATCTCAGCCCTCAAATCCTTCAAAGCCTCAATCAAACCCTCCTCTATTCCACCTTCGTCTTGCTTAGCCTCTTGGAACTTCACCACCGACCCATGTACCGTCCCTCACCGCACCTCCTTCACTTGCGGCCTCACCTGCAACCCTGACTCGACCCGAGTCATCCAGCTCGTTCTCGACCCAGCAGGTTACTCAGGTACACTCACCCCACTCATTTCTCAACTCTCCCAACTCACTTACCTTGACCTCTCTGATAACTCTTTCTTTGGCCCTATACCTTCTTCCATTTCCTCTCTTTCAAACCTCCAAACCCTTAGTCTCCGATCCAACTCATTCTCTGGCTCAGTCCCTGTATCCTTTGCCAGCCTTAAATCTCTTGACTCGTTGGACCTTTCTCACAATTCTCTAACTGGGTTTCTTCCAAATTCATTCAACTCGCTCTCAAACTTGAGAAGACTCGATCTGAGTTACAACAAACTCACTGGGTCGCTCCCTAAACTCCCACCAAACTTGCTTGAACTCGCTCTAAAGCACAATTCTTTATCTGGGTATCTCTCAAACTCGTCTTTTGACGGGCTGACTCAGCTGGAAGTGGTGGAACTCAGTGAAAACTCTTTCACGGGCACACTACAACCTTGGTTTTTTCTCTTGCCCTCACTTCAACAGGTTGACTTAGCCAATAACAGCTTCACACGTGTCGAGGTTTGGAAGCCCGCCGGTGGCAACAGCAACCTCGTGGCCGTTGATTTGGGATTCAACGGCATTAATGGGTACTTGCCTGTGAATTTCGCTAGTTATCCTGTGTTAGCGTCTCTAACACTTCGTTACAACCGAATACGTGGCAAAATCCCATTGGAGTACAGCAAGAACAAGTTTTTAAGGAGGTTGTATTTGGACGGAAATTTCTTGATCGGAAAGCCTCCGGCGGAGTTCTTCGCCGGCGGCACGTCAGTTTCCGGTAGCTTGGGGTACAATTGTCTACAGGGCTGCCCTGCTTCTTCACAACTGTGTGTGCCTTCTCAGAAACCCAATGCTATGTGCAAACATGCCTATGGTCATCATGGTGATGAAAAACCAAGGTCCTAA